The following proteins come from a genomic window of Mariniflexile sp. TRM1-10:
- a CDS encoding DUF302 domain-containing protein — MSYYFSTVIKGDFDHIVDKTTVLLQKEGFGVLTQIDLQQTLKKKLDVDFNRYKILGACNPQFAYKALQIENKVGTMLPCNVIVQELSNGTIEVAAVDPIQSMQAIKNQALEAIAHEVSDKLKNVIKNLKDEK; from the coding sequence ATGAGCTATTATTTTAGTACAGTTATTAAAGGTGATTTTGATCACATAGTAGACAAAACAACAGTATTACTTCAAAAAGAGGGCTTTGGTGTGCTTACCCAAATAGACCTCCAACAGACTTTAAAGAAAAAGCTTGATGTTGATTTTAATAGATATAAAATCCTTGGCGCTTGCAATCCACAGTTTGCTTACAAGGCGCTTCAAATAGAAAATAAAGTTGGTACCATGTTGCCTTGTAATGTCATTGTACAAGAACTCAGCAACGGAACTATTGAGGTGGCGGCGGTCGATCCCATTCAATCCATGCAAGCGATAAAAAACCAAGCATTGGAAGCTATTGCCCATGAAGTTTCGGACAAACTAAAGAACGTCATTAAAAACCTAAAAGATGAAAAGTAA
- a CDS encoding dodecin family protein, translating to MGVLKVIEILGNSQINFEDAIKNIVSEAAKSVKGIKSVYIKDMQVSVKENQITEYRVNAKVTFSVQD from the coding sequence ATGGGAGTATTAAAAGTCATTGAAATTTTAGGCAATTCACAAATCAATTTTGAAGATGCTATAAAAAACATTGTTTCTGAAGCCGCAAAAAGCGTCAAAGGAATCAAATCTGTTTATATTAAGGACATGCAGGTTTCTGTAAAAGAAAATCAAATTACCGAATATAGGGTCAATGCCAAGGTAACATTTAGCGTACAAGATTAA
- a CDS encoding sensor histidine kinase has protein sequence MFKDDKDIFKILSDAVSEGIVIVDANQNIVSTNISADTMFGYNKQELIGKRLNTLIPQNHHSKHDTYFDVFYKNSEKRKMGHDRDLFALHKNGHQFPVEVGLNPFTVFDKTYIMALIIDTTERKQVEQERNYLSKIFDDSLNEIYVFDLVSLKFINANYGAQKNLGYSLDELKEMTLMDIKPEFNEKGIRKLAEPLVKKNRGKIEFETIHKRKDGTTYPVYVNLELSVLGEREVFVAIVLDITEQRNYTQKLEKTVALRTKQLKASLEQEKNINELKTKFLSLVSHEFKTPLSTILTSCILLSKYSLQEHQDKREKHIKMITDKVNYLNNILDEFLSIEKLEAGRINYKFTTFRLSKLINEVVYNANMLLKEGQQIIYPEKIEDISLVQDEKALELALSNLVHNAIKYSSENTVVHLNIKQDESKTTFEIIDSGIGIPEKDQKNIFHRYFRAENVLITQGTGIGLNIAKSHIENLGGTITFKSQENKGSTFILTIPNNPV, from the coding sequence ATGTTTAAAGACGACAAGGATATTTTTAAAATTTTATCTGATGCGGTTTCAGAGGGCATTGTTATTGTAGATGCAAATCAAAACATTGTTTCCACAAATATTTCTGCCGATACTATGTTTGGCTATAACAAACAGGAATTAATAGGAAAGAGGTTAAATACATTAATACCACAAAATCACCACTCCAAACATGACACTTATTTCGATGTTTTTTATAAAAATAGTGAAAAACGTAAAATGGGCCATGATCGTGATTTATTTGCATTGCATAAAAATGGCCATCAATTCCCGGTAGAGGTTGGCTTGAATCCGTTTACAGTTTTCGATAAAACCTATATAATGGCTCTTATCATTGACACTACAGAGCGCAAACAAGTCGAACAAGAACGCAATTACCTATCTAAAATATTTGATGATTCATTAAACGAGATTTATGTCTTCGATTTGGTTTCGCTAAAATTCATTAATGCCAACTATGGTGCGCAAAAAAACCTAGGTTATTCATTGGATGAATTAAAAGAAATGACCCTCATGGACATTAAACCTGAATTTAATGAAAAGGGAATAAGAAAGCTAGCAGAACCTTTAGTCAAAAAAAATAGAGGCAAAATTGAATTTGAGACGATCCATAAACGCAAAGATGGAACCACATATCCTGTGTATGTGAATTTGGAATTATCGGTTTTAGGAGAGAGGGAAGTCTTTGTAGCAATCGTTCTGGACATTACAGAGCAAAGAAATTATACCCAAAAACTAGAAAAAACAGTGGCGTTAAGAACAAAACAGCTTAAAGCCTCACTCGAACAAGAAAAAAATATTAATGAATTGAAAACCAAATTTTTATCTCTTGTTTCCCACGAATTTAAAACTCCATTGAGCACGATATTGACCTCTTGCATCCTTTTAAGTAAATATTCATTGCAAGAGCATCAAGACAAAAGGGAAAAACATATTAAAATGATTACAGATAAAGTAAATTATCTAAATAATATACTGGACGAATTTTTGTCTATTGAAAAATTGGAAGCAGGAAGAATAAATTACAAATTTACTACTTTTAGGTTGAGTAAATTAATTAATGAAGTTGTTTACAATGCCAATATGTTGCTAAAGGAAGGGCAACAAATTATATATCCTGAAAAAATAGAGGATATATCATTGGTACAAGATGAAAAGGCTTTAGAATTGGCCCTGTCCAATTTAGTGCATAATGCTATCAAATATTCATCAGAAAACACGGTTGTTCATTTAAATATCAAGCAAGACGAATCCAAGACAACTTTCGAAATTATAGATTCTGGTATTGGAATTCCAGAGAAAGACCAAAAGAATATATTCCATCGTTACTTTAGGGCAGAAAATGTTTTAATAACCCAGGGGACGGGAATTGGTCTTAATATCGCAAAGTCCCATATAGAGAATTTGGGTGGCACAATAACCTTTAAAAGCCAGGAAAATAAAGGGTCAACGTTTATTTTAACCATACCAAATAATCCCGTATGA
- a CDS encoding response regulator: MTKVLLIEDDVSLRGNTAEILELSGYEVIMASNGKVGVEKAIQQHPDIIVCDIMMPELDGYGVLELLSKNESTKFIPFIFLSAKTDRKDVRLGMNLGADDYITKPFNEEDLITAIESRLAKGAILKENKDILEKVENNDEIRTLNDLKNFFDDNGEAFQFQAGEAIYKEGQNSNHIFLVIKGVVKCHKLDEQGKELTTALYKEDDLFGYTSFIQNIPYQEAATAIKNTELVGISKDQLKNILDNNHKVTLELIQLLTNDLIDVKDQLLQMAYSSVNRKTATAILKFAEKMNRKPEDPIKISRSDLASVAGIATETFIRAMTNFKKEGLIEIEGRNIKILDIKKLQDIY; encoded by the coding sequence ATAACGAAAGTATTACTAATAGAAGATGATGTCTCACTAAGGGGGAACACGGCAGAAATACTGGAGCTCTCAGGGTATGAAGTCATTATGGCTTCCAATGGTAAGGTAGGTGTTGAAAAAGCCATCCAACAGCATCCAGATATTATTGTTTGCGATATTATGATGCCAGAATTGGATGGTTATGGGGTTTTGGAGTTGCTTTCCAAAAATGAAAGTACTAAGTTTATACCATTCATTTTTTTGTCTGCAAAAACAGATCGAAAGGATGTACGTCTGGGAATGAATCTTGGGGCAGACGATTATATTACCAAACCATTTAATGAAGAAGATCTTATAACGGCCATTGAAAGTCGTTTGGCAAAGGGTGCTATTTTAAAGGAAAACAAGGATATTCTGGAAAAAGTTGAAAATAATGATGAGATCAGAACGCTCAATGATCTTAAAAATTTTTTTGATGATAATGGGGAGGCATTTCAATTTCAGGCAGGCGAAGCCATTTATAAAGAAGGGCAAAATTCCAATCATATCTTTTTGGTTATTAAGGGTGTTGTAAAATGCCATAAATTAGATGAACAAGGCAAAGAGCTTACAACTGCCTTATATAAAGAAGATGATTTGTTTGGATACACATCATTTATTCAAAACATTCCCTATCAGGAAGCTGCAACGGCTATCAAGAATACAGAGTTGGTTGGTATTTCAAAAGACCAACTCAAAAACATTCTCGATAATAACCATAAGGTCACTTTGGAGCTCATTCAGCTACTTACTAATGACCTTATAGATGTCAAAGATCAATTATTGCAAATGGCTTACAGTTCTGTAAATAGGAAAACCGCAACAGCTATTTTGAAATTTGCAGAAAAAATGAACAGAAAACCAGAAGACCCTATTAAGATTTCCCGAAGTGATTTGGCCAGTGTGGCCGGCATTGCAACTGAAACGTTTATTAGGGCCATGACTAATTTTAAAAAAGAGGGTCTTATTGAAATTGAAGGAAGAAATATTAAAATTTTGGATATAAAAAAGCTTCAGGATATTTATTGA
- a CDS encoding universal stress protein — MKTILLPTDFSENSWNAIKYALKFYENSTCTFYLLHVNILNYAMAEDSLHIDTEDLIENTFIKPSKLQLRKTLKRISQEFPVNKNHHFFMLTDYNFFIDSVRKYVDEKKIDMIIMGTKGATGLKKIIIGSNAADVIKKVKCTTLIVPENATFTNLNEIAFPTDYFLTYGVNLLKPIYEIIEMHHASLRVVHISHDFEKLSLSQQDNKDLLQDYFSNFEMRFYNLTNKDVEDAIECFVQSRDIDMIAMVAKNLNFFQQILFHSKVEEISYHTNIPFLVIHE, encoded by the coding sequence ATGAAAACCATTTTACTGCCCACAGATTTTTCTGAAAACTCATGGAATGCCATTAAATATGCACTTAAATTTTATGAGAATTCAACCTGCACTTTTTATTTATTGCATGTCAATATATTGAATTATGCGATGGCTGAAGATTCACTCCATATAGATACTGAAGATTTAATTGAAAACACCTTTATAAAGCCATCAAAATTACAATTAAGAAAAACCCTGAAGCGTATATCCCAAGAATTTCCTGTTAATAAGAACCACCATTTTTTCATGCTTACAGACTATAATTTTTTTATAGACTCTGTTCGTAAGTATGTGGATGAAAAGAAAATCGACATGATTATAATGGGAACTAAAGGGGCTACTGGCTTAAAAAAAATAATTATTGGAAGCAATGCTGCAGATGTTATCAAAAAAGTAAAGTGTACGACGTTGATTGTGCCGGAAAATGCGACGTTTACTAACCTGAACGAAATAGCCTTTCCCACAGATTATTTTTTGACCTATGGTGTGAATCTCCTGAAACCTATTTATGAAATCATAGAGATGCACCATGCAAGTTTAAGAGTTGTACATATTAGCCATGATTTTGAAAAGTTGAGTTTGAGTCAGCAAGATAATAAAGACTTGCTTCAGGATTATTTCAGTAATTTTGAAATGAGATTTTATAATCTTACCAATAAAGATGTTGAAGATGCTATCGAATGTTTTGTTCAAAGCAGGGATATTGATATGATTGCCATGGTGGCTAAAAATTTAAACTTTTTTCAACAAATTTTATTCCATTCCAAAGTTGAAGAAATAAGCTACCATACCAATATTCCATTTTTAGTAATTCATGAATAG
- the upp gene encoding uracil phosphoribosyltransferase: MIVHDFSTNNSILNQFISELRDVDIQKDAMRFRKNIEHIGEVLGYELSKTLHYKIRDVKTPFGSKTMAVYEDQLVLCSVLRAGLTLHQGLLNYYNKAENAFISAYRHHSNNSDSFEIVVEYLASPSLNNKTLILCDPMVASGKTLVNVLKAFKRHGIPKQIHIVAVIGSKTGVEYINSMFPKNTHLWIATIDDNLSNRGYIIPGLGDAGDLSFGIKL; the protein is encoded by the coding sequence ATGATTGTGCATGATTTTTCTACCAACAATTCTATTTTAAATCAATTCATATCTGAATTAAGGGATGTTGATATACAAAAAGATGCTATGCGTTTCAGAAAGAATATTGAGCACATTGGTGAAGTATTAGGATATGAACTAAGCAAAACATTACATTATAAAATTAGAGATGTTAAAACACCTTTTGGGAGCAAGACGATGGCCGTATATGAGGATCAACTTGTTTTATGTTCAGTGCTAAGAGCTGGCCTAACTTTACATCAAGGATTATTAAATTACTATAACAAAGCTGAGAATGCATTTATATCGGCCTACAGGCACCACAGCAATAACAGTGATTCTTTCGAGATTGTTGTTGAATATCTTGCATCACCATCACTTAATAACAAAACCTTGATTTTATGCGACCCGATGGTGGCTTCTGGAAAAACCTTGGTTAATGTGCTGAAAGCTTTTAAACGACATGGGATACCAAAACAAATACATATAGTCGCTGTTATAGGCTCAAAAACTGGGGTAGAATATATTAATAGTATGTTTCCTAAAAACACCCATTTATGGATTGCCACCATAGATGACAACTTAAGCAATAGAGGGTATATTATTCCCGGTCTTGGTGATGCTGGTGATCTATCCTTTGGAATAAAATTATAA
- a CDS encoding adenosylcobalamin-dependent ribonucleoside-diphosphate reductase: MEILTKNAIQILEDRYLLKDSKGALIENPEQLFRRVAKFVASCEKAHVADWENTFYNLMSLLKFLPNSPTLMNAGCKNGQLSACFVLPIEDSLESIFTTLKHAALIHQSGGGTGFNFSKLRPKNDLVSSTNGTLSGPVAFMKIYDAATEYVKQGGKRRGANMGILNVNHPDILEFIQSKSSKKAIENFNISVGITNDFMRAVENDSTWKLINPRTLHIEKTLKAKKIWQLIVEEAWKTGDPGLVFLDTINAANPTPKQGNINCTNPCGEVPLLNYESCNLGSINLSKMTRMVNNKYEVDWEELASTIQIAIRFLDNIIIVNHYLMPEVEAITTSNRKIGLGVMGWAELLILLEMPYESEKALTLGEKLMKFIKQESYKASAAIAMEKGVFPEWERSVFFPIYKMRNATCNSMAPTGTISVIANTSYSIEPLFALAYIRVGILGGKKQTALNGVFLQKMKELNLWTDALKKQIYQSGSIQEIESIPSQIKLLFKTSLEISWQYHLLHQKIFQKFTDNAVSKTINLSQDASVKDVSDIYMTAWKYKLKGITIYRYGSKDHQILQKCSLNNSTNC, from the coding sequence ATGGAAATATTGACTAAAAATGCCATACAAATTCTTGAAGACCGCTATTTACTAAAAGATAGTAAAGGCGCACTTATTGAAAATCCCGAACAGCTTTTTCGTAGGGTAGCCAAATTTGTTGCAAGTTGTGAAAAGGCGCATGTTGCAGATTGGGAGAATACGTTTTATAATCTTATGAGTCTGCTGAAATTCTTGCCAAATTCACCAACATTAATGAATGCAGGTTGTAAAAATGGTCAATTAAGTGCGTGTTTTGTTTTGCCAATAGAGGATAGCCTTGAAAGTATTTTTACGACTTTGAAGCATGCTGCTTTGATACACCAAAGTGGAGGTGGTACTGGATTTAATTTTTCGAAGTTACGACCTAAAAATGATTTGGTGAGTTCCACAAACGGGACATTATCTGGTCCAGTTGCTTTTATGAAAATTTATGATGCTGCTACGGAATACGTGAAACAAGGAGGCAAAAGGCGAGGAGCCAATATGGGGATCTTAAATGTCAATCATCCTGACATTCTTGAGTTTATTCAATCAAAATCCAGTAAAAAAGCCATTGAAAATTTTAATATTTCCGTTGGTATCACAAACGATTTTATGCGAGCTGTTGAAAATGATTCTACTTGGAAACTTATAAACCCTCGTACGCTTCATATAGAGAAAACGCTCAAAGCAAAAAAAATATGGCAACTGATTGTCGAAGAAGCTTGGAAAACCGGAGATCCCGGATTGGTATTTTTGGATACTATAAACGCAGCAAATCCTACACCAAAACAAGGAAATATAAATTGTACAAATCCCTGTGGTGAAGTGCCTTTGTTGAATTATGAAAGTTGCAATTTGGGATCTATCAATCTTTCAAAAATGACACGTATGGTCAATAATAAATATGAGGTTGATTGGGAGGAATTAGCATCTACTATCCAAATTGCCATTCGATTTTTAGATAATATTATCATAGTAAATCATTATTTAATGCCGGAGGTGGAGGCGATAACAACATCCAATAGGAAAATTGGGTTGGGAGTCATGGGATGGGCAGAACTTCTCATTTTATTGGAAATGCCTTATGAATCCGAGAAGGCACTCACTTTAGGTGAAAAACTCATGAAATTTATTAAGCAAGAAAGCTATAAGGCTTCAGCAGCTATAGCCATGGAAAAAGGTGTGTTTCCAGAATGGGAAAGAAGCGTTTTTTTTCCAATTTACAAAATGAGAAATGCTACTTGTAATAGTATGGCACCTACAGGGACCATTTCGGTTATTGCAAACACATCGTATTCTATTGAGCCCTTGTTTGCCTTGGCTTATATAAGAGTTGGCATCTTAGGTGGAAAAAAACAAACAGCCCTAAATGGTGTTTTTCTACAAAAAATGAAGGAACTGAATTTATGGACCGATGCCTTGAAAAAGCAAATTTACCAGTCTGGTAGCATTCAGGAAATAGAAAGCATACCTTCACAAATAAAATTGTTATTTAAAACAAGTTTGGAAATATCTTGGCAGTACCATTTATTGCATCAAAAGATTTTTCAGAAATTCACTGATAATGCCGTTTCAAAAACTATAAATCTATCTCAAGATGCTAGTGTTAAAGATGTTTCGGACATCTATATGACAGCATGGAAATATAAACTAAAAGGTATTACAATTTATCGCTATGGCAGTAAAGACCATCAGATACTTCAAAAGTGCAGTCTTAACAATAGTACAAATTGCTAA
- a CDS encoding universal stress protein codes for MLSILLPTDFSENSMNAVKYALEFFKHQKVDFFFMHAYQNDFYNHEELASREVFDDILDKVKNQSEKNLENLLETVKKMTLNSRFTFHTISAYNTLVDEANLIADAKNIDLIVMGTKGKSDERHIIFGSHTFQVLKYVKCPILAIPSNYTNTQPKRILFPTDYLIPYKHRELKLVCDLAASYKSIIDVLYISKSDKLSLRQEDNQAFIKETICKTNIDFHIVHSKKIAETIQNYIKNNAIDMLVMVNTQHSFLEDMLFPSKIDIVSVDLKIPLLALQNATRYI; via the coding sequence ATGCTATCCATACTTCTTCCTACAGATTTTTCTGAAAATTCAATGAATGCGGTCAAATATGCATTGGAATTTTTTAAACATCAAAAGGTTGATTTTTTCTTTATGCATGCCTATCAAAATGACTTTTATAATCATGAAGAGTTGGCATCTCGTGAGGTTTTTGATGACATTCTGGATAAAGTGAAAAACCAATCGGAAAAAAATCTCGAAAATCTTCTTGAGACTGTAAAAAAAATGACATTAAACTCTAGATTCACTTTTCACACCATATCTGCTTACAATACGCTGGTGGACGAAGCTAATCTCATTGCGGATGCTAAAAATATTGATTTGATAGTAATGGGTACGAAAGGAAAGTCTGATGAACGACATATTATATTTGGAAGCCATACTTTTCAAGTTCTGAAGTATGTGAAATGTCCTATTTTGGCGATTCCTTCAAATTATACCAATACGCAGCCGAAACGTATTTTGTTTCCAACTGATTATCTAATTCCATACAAACATCGTGAACTAAAATTAGTATGTGACCTAGCCGCATCCTATAAAAGCATTATTGATGTATTGTATATTTCGAAAAGCGATAAATTATCACTTAGACAAGAAGATAACCAAGCTTTTATAAAAGAAACCATCTGTAAAACCAATATTGATTTTCACATAGTACACAGTAAAAAAATAGCAGAAACGATTCAAAATTATATAAAGAATAATGCCATAGATATGTTGGTTATGGTCAATACCCAACATTCATTTTTGGAGGATATGCTATTTCCTTCTAAAATAGATATAGTAAGTGTGGACCTTAAAATACCACTTTTGGCACTCCAAAATGCCACCCGTTATATATAA
- a CDS encoding universal stress protein, protein MKHILLPTDFSDNSWNAIKYGIKLFKDEECTFHLFNTYIPVIYHVEYMLAYPAQFGLGDAIREASLQGLDRLMGRISKEFENNPNHRFESIARFDTLVLGIKELIDERHIDLIVMGTKGATGAKEVLLGSNTVQVFKNIKCPILAIPSDFEYESPQEILFPTDLDVDYQKTSLDLLVDIAVTHHSRINTMHVSTGYDLTEAQESHKMILENMFKSTAYLFHDVESMEIVEAINKFQIKHRINMLVMINNKHSFFENLFFKNTINQIGFHLNIPFLVIPSKAHRES, encoded by the coding sequence ATGAAACATATTCTTTTGCCCACCGATTTTTCAGATAATTCATGGAATGCTATCAAATATGGAATAAAACTTTTCAAAGATGAAGAATGTACTTTTCATTTGTTTAACACGTATATTCCCGTTATTTATCATGTAGAGTATATGTTGGCATATCCGGCTCAATTCGGTTTGGGAGATGCCATAAGAGAGGCTTCCTTACAGGGTTTGGACAGACTCATGGGCAGAATTTCCAAGGAATTCGAAAATAATCCAAACCATAGATTTGAGTCGATTGCCAGATTTGACACGTTGGTTCTTGGCATTAAAGAATTGATTGACGAACGTCATATTGACCTTATTGTTATGGGGACAAAAGGAGCAACAGGAGCCAAAGAGGTATTGTTAGGCTCAAATACCGTTCAGGTTTTTAAAAATATAAAATGCCCCATTCTAGCCATTCCATCAGATTTTGAATATGAGTCACCACAAGAGATTCTGTTTCCTACTGATCTTGATGTTGATTATCAAAAGACATCTTTAGACCTTCTGGTAGATATTGCAGTAACACACCATTCAAGAATAAATACTATGCATGTTTCAACAGGCTATGATTTAACAGAAGCACAGGAGAGCCATAAAATGATATTGGAAAATATGTTTAAAAGCACAGCTTATTTATTCCATGATGTTGAAAGTATGGAGATAGTAGAAGCCATCAATAAATTTCAGATTAAACATCGAATCAACATGTTGGTCATGATAAACAATAAGCATTCGTTTTTTGAAAATTTATTTTTCAAGAATACAATCAATCAAATTGGGTTTCATTTGAATATTCCATTTTTGGTAATTCCTTCTAAAGCACATCGCGAGTCATGA
- a CDS encoding universal stress protein: MKTKAFHILLPTDFSDNAWNAIVYALKLYVDEFCTFYFLHSTYITNPVSRTYITSHYIDKLKEQALKELAELKAQTEIANANANHDFKTLLFEEELMDAVHEAVKQNAIDIVVMGTKGATGSIDYLFGSNTVKVVKKIKNCPILIVPDEHDFVAPKQIAFPTDYNRFYNDELRPLKSMADLFNSKIRVVHINTEKELSDIQKYNMTMLENYLADYECSFHWLPDYTKKAEAITTFIEELNIEMLAMVKYRHSLLETIINEPVIKKLAFHPKVPVLVIPE; the protein is encoded by the coding sequence ATGAAAACCAAGGCATTCCATATTTTATTGCCAACCGATTTTTCAGATAATGCATGGAACGCTATCGTATATGCTTTAAAACTATATGTTGATGAATTTTGCACCTTTTATTTTTTGCATTCCACGTACATCACAAATCCCGTATCCAGGACCTATATTACCTCACATTATATCGATAAGTTAAAAGAGCAAGCATTAAAGGAATTAGCAGAATTAAAAGCCCAGACAGAAATTGCCAATGCCAATGCCAATCATGATTTCAAAACGCTTTTATTTGAAGAGGAACTCATGGATGCTGTCCATGAAGCAGTTAAACAAAACGCCATTGATATTGTTGTTATGGGAACTAAGGGAGCAACAGGTTCAATTGATTATTTGTTTGGAAGCAATACAGTAAAAGTCGTTAAAAAGATTAAAAACTGCCCAATTTTAATTGTTCCAGATGAACATGATTTCGTTGCGCCAAAGCAAATAGCGTTTCCAACGGATTACAATCGTTTCTATAATGATGAACTAAGGCCACTTAAAAGTATGGCAGATTTATTCAATTCTAAAATTCGAGTCGTGCATATTAACACCGAAAAGGAATTATCAGATATTCAAAAGTATAATATGACGATGCTTGAAAACTATCTGGCCGATTATGAATGTAGTTTTCATTGGTTGCCCGATTATACAAAAAAAGCAGAAGCCATCACAACATTTATTGAAGAACTCAACATAGAGATGCTTGCTATGGTAAAGTATAGGCACAGTCTCTTGGAAACTATAATCAATGAGCCAGTGATAAAAAAACTGGCCTTCCATCCAAAAGTTCCCGTATTGGTAATACCAGAATGA
- a CDS encoding universal stress protein has product MKRKILLPTDFSTNALQAIHYALELYKNETCIFYFLNVFSVDLKNIYNVANMVSGSEVYETEKTNSEYELEKLLNIFAFGEKGNPKHNFQTISIFNNPLEAIKNVVEEKDIELIVMGTRGETKARGNVFGSTAVIVMEKVRNCPVIVVPELAKIQLPKEIVFPTSYKTHFKKRELSYLIDIAQRYKASIKILHVTNEEELDEEQLNGKKLLVEYFEDISHSFHSLSHISVPSAINCFVESRESDMVAFINRKHTFFGSILTRPLVKEISFDLKVPILVMHDLRN; this is encoded by the coding sequence ATGAAACGCAAGATATTATTACCAACAGATTTTTCAACGAATGCTTTGCAAGCTATCCATTATGCTTTGGAACTTTATAAGAATGAGACATGTATATTTTATTTTCTCAATGTGTTTTCTGTCGATTTAAAAAATATTTACAACGTTGCAAATATGGTGTCAGGAAGTGAAGTATATGAAACTGAGAAAACAAACTCCGAATACGAACTGGAAAAACTTTTGAATATTTTCGCTTTTGGAGAGAAAGGAAACCCAAAGCATAACTTTCAGACGATATCAATATTCAACAATCCTTTGGAGGCCATTAAAAATGTCGTAGAGGAGAAAGATATCGAACTCATTGTTATGGGCACCAGAGGCGAAACAAAAGCGAGAGGCAATGTTTTTGGAAGTACAGCCGTTATTGTTATGGAGAAAGTGAGAAACTGCCCCGTCATAGTGGTTCCAGAATTGGCAAAAATACAATTGCCAAAAGAGATTGTATTTCCAACCAGTTACAAAACACATTTTAAAAAACGGGAATTAAGTTATTTAATTGATATTGCCCAAAGATATAAAGCCTCAATAAAAATATTACACGTTACCAACGAAGAGGAATTGGATGAAGAGCAATTGAACGGTAAAAAACTTTTAGTAGAATATTTTGAAGATATAAGCCATTCATTCCATTCTTTAAGCCATATATCTGTTCCCTCTGCTATTAATTGTTTTGTTGAAAGTAGAGAAAGCGATATGGTAGCGTTTATCAACAGAAAGCATACATTTTTCGGAAGCATACTTACACGTCCATTGGTAAAAGAAATCAGTTTTGATTTAAAAGTACCCATTTTAGTGATGCATGATTTAAGAAATTAA
- a CDS encoding ATP cone domain-containing protein, translating to METDFEVIKSSGEKVKFSLGKLHASLSKSGANNETVSQIIDKVQEELYDGISTKEIYNRAFALLKKKGSYLASKYKLKKAIYELGPTGYPFERFIGAILKYSGYQTHVGEILRGECVTHEIDVLASKNGTTTVIECKFHSEEGRNCNVKVPLYIASRYKDVKSHWDSKPRDTVLNEGWLVTNTRFTEDALQYGKCIGLYLLSWDYPKNDGLRDRIDRLGLYPITVSTLLSGREKQFLLSRDVVLCRDLIDDVFFLDHLGISDIRKAKILNEINMLCKH from the coding sequence ATGGAAACTGATTTTGAAGTCATTAAATCTTCGGGTGAAAAAGTAAAGTTTTCACTGGGTAAGCTGCATGCATCATTAAGCAAATCTGGTGCAAACAATGAAACAGTAAGCCAAATTATAGATAAAGTACAGGAAGAATTATATGACGGTATCTCTACAAAAGAAATTTATAACCGAGCGTTTGCATTACTCAAAAAAAAGGGTAGTTATCTGGCATCAAAGTACAAACTTAAAAAAGCAATTTATGAATTGGGACCCACAGGCTATCCTTTTGAACGCTTTATAGGAGCCATTTTAAAATATTCAGGGTATCAAACCCATGTTGGTGAAATATTACGAGGTGAGTGCGTGACGCATGAAATCGATGTGTTAGCTAGTAAGAACGGTACCACTACGGTAATTGAATGTAAATTTCATAGTGAAGAAGGAAGAAACTGCAATGTTAAAGTGCCTTTATACATCGCTTCTCGTTATAAAGATGTCAAGTCGCATTGGGATTCAAAACCACGTGATACCGTGCTTAATGAAGGCTGGCTGGTCACAAATACACGGTTTACTGAAGATGCGTTACAATATGGTAAATGCATTGGGTTGTATTTGTTGAGTTGGGATTATCCAAAAAATGACGGTTTAAGAGATCGTATAGACCGATTGGGATTATATCCAATAACTGTTTCCACCTTACTGAGTGGCCGCGAAAAGCAGTTTTTATTAAGCAGGGATGTTGTACTCTGCAGGGATTTAATAGATGATGTGTTTTTTCTGGATCACTTAGGTATTTCCGATATCCGTAAAGCAAAAATCCTAAATGAGATAAACATGCTATGTAAACACTGA